From a single Adhaeribacter swui genomic region:
- a CDS encoding DUF4783 domain-containing protein, translated as MKKIKLVLTMLALVATSLVFTGQTYAQDDVLSGIRAALSGGNSRDLAQYFNTSVEVGIDGNKSTYSQTQAEFVLRDFFSKQAPTGLEKLHSGASDQGLTYEIMKYKYNGGSYRVMVYIKQFKGENLIDTIEFTKE; from the coding sequence ATGAAAAAAATTAAATTAGTCCTGACGATGCTGGCGCTGGTAGCTACCTCTTTGGTGTTTACTGGCCAAACATACGCGCAGGACGATGTGCTGAGCGGCATTCGGGCAGCACTAAGTGGAGGTAATTCGCGAGATTTAGCCCAATATTTTAATACGTCCGTAGAAGTAGGAATAGATGGTAACAAATCTACTTACAGCCAAACCCAAGCCGAATTTGTTCTTCGCGATTTTTTTAGTAAACAAGCTCCAACTGGTTTAGAAAAACTACACAGCGGCGCCTCGGACCAGGGATTAACTTACGAGATTATGAAATATAAGTACAACGGTGGCTCTTACCGCGTAATGGTGTACATTAAGCAATTTAAAGGCGAAAACCTGATTGATACAATTGAGTTTACTAAAGAGTAA
- a CDS encoding M43 family zinc metalloprotease, with protein MQLRANKFLVFIISFFLINNAALAQQTAPSRRCATNQVTQQLAQRLPGIAAQQQRAKRQAQVFQQQKKLARLQQPVIVVPVVFHVVYRTSRENISTEQILSQLDVLNTDYRRMNADSAKTLPQFKNRAADTRIQFCLATRDPNGQPTTGITRKRTTATSFDLDDAVKFSSYSGQDAWDAERYLNIWVCNLSGETLGYSQYPGGPTETDGVVLDYTTIGQPPVNPFASNYNLGRTGTHEIGHWLGLQHIWGDIDDGSCSDSDDIADTPNQDKASSGCPTGTVVSCNNSLQGGNMYQNFMDYTDDACMNLFTQGQAEYMQSILNTVRQDILTTAVVCAVPLTADFVVSDTIIVAGTTVQFNDASVGVKANQWSWTFEGASTATSSQQNPVVRYDQPGTYTVSLTASFNSVSDAVTKTQYIRVTGTEAIIYPNPAPDKLNIEVPANKELQRIELINSVGQVILTRQATANFITINLPAMANGLYTCRLWYKDGRTDVKKVVIAR; from the coding sequence ATGCAGTTGCGGGCAAATAAATTTCTCGTTTTTATTATCAGCTTCTTTCTTATTAATAATGCCGCTTTAGCGCAGCAAACTGCTCCGTCCCGGCGTTGTGCTACCAACCAAGTAACACAACAACTCGCGCAACGCTTGCCGGGTATAGCTGCCCAACAGCAAAGAGCAAAGCGCCAGGCCCAGGTGTTTCAGCAGCAAAAAAAGTTAGCCCGCTTGCAGCAACCAGTTATTGTGGTGCCGGTGGTGTTTCATGTAGTGTACCGTACTAGCCGCGAAAATATATCTACGGAGCAAATATTATCGCAATTAGACGTATTAAATACCGATTATCGTCGTATGAACGCGGATTCTGCTAAAACTTTGCCTCAATTTAAAAACCGGGCCGCTGATACGCGCATCCAGTTTTGCTTAGCCACCCGCGACCCCAACGGACAGCCAACTACAGGTATAACCCGCAAAAGAACTACCGCCACCAGTTTCGACCTGGATGATGCCGTGAAGTTTTCCAGCTACTCCGGCCAGGATGCCTGGGATGCGGAACGTTACTTAAATATTTGGGTGTGTAATTTGTCCGGCGAAACCCTGGGCTACTCGCAATACCCCGGTGGGCCCACCGAAACCGACGGCGTTGTGCTGGATTATACCACCATTGGGCAACCACCCGTAAACCCGTTTGCCTCTAATTATAATCTGGGCCGTACCGGCACCCACGAAATAGGCCATTGGCTGGGACTGCAACATATTTGGGGCGATATTGATGACGGAAGCTGCAGCGACTCCGACGATATTGCCGATACCCCAAATCAGGACAAGGCTTCTTCCGGTTGCCCTACCGGCACCGTAGTTTCTTGTAATAATAGTTTGCAAGGCGGCAATATGTATCAAAACTTTATGGACTACACCGACGACGCCTGTATGAATTTATTTACCCAGGGGCAGGCAGAATATATGCAAAGCATTTTAAATACGGTCCGGCAGGATATATTAACTACTGCCGTAGTGTGTGCCGTACCTTTAACAGCCGACTTTGTAGTGTCTGATACTATTATTGTGGCGGGTACCACCGTGCAGTTTAACGATGCCAGCGTGGGGGTAAAAGCCAATCAGTGGAGCTGGACTTTTGAAGGAGCCAGTACCGCTACTTCAAGTCAGCAAAACCCGGTGGTGCGGTACGATCAGCCGGGTACCTACACGGTGTCGCTTACGGCCAGCTTTAACTCTGTTTCGGATGCAGTTACTAAAACACAATACATTCGGGTAACTGGTACCGAAGCCATTATTTACCCTAATCCCGCACCCGATAAATTAAATATTGAAGTGCCCGCCAATAAAGAACTGCAGCGAATTGAGCTAATAAACAGCGTGGGGCAGGTAATACTTACGCGGCAAGCTACGGCTAACTTTATAACTATTAACTTACCGGCTATGGCGAATGGCTTATACACTTGCCGTTTGTGGTACAAAGATGGCCGCACTGACGTTAAAAAAGTAGTAATTGCCCGGTAG
- a CDS encoding sugar MFS transporter: MTNSSVSREPVTSPATTNASYMRSIIIIGTLFFIFGFVTWLNSVLIPYLKIACELNNFESYLVAFAFYISYLVMAIPSAWVLKATGFKKGMSVGLLIMAVGCLIFIPAATSRTYILFLLGLFVQGTGLAILQTASNPYITILGPRESGAKRISIMGICNKVAGAIAPIILGSIVLSEADTLVTRLNGMDAVQKAAELNELASRVIMPYIIMTAILLVLAVLIYFSGLPEIDTDQEDETVAVANTNKTSILQFPHLIMGTLAMFLYVGVEVMAGDTVISYAHNAQGISLDTAKFFTSCTLVAMIVGYVIGILTIPKYIKQEKALQISAILGVILSVVAILTDGYVSVLCVSLLGLANALVFPAIWPLAIADLGRFTKIGSSFLIMALAGGALIPLAYGRLADVLNLQQAYWIMVPCYLFIWYYAAIGHKARA; encoded by the coding sequence ATGACCAACAGTTCGGTATCTCGCGAGCCCGTTACCAGTCCGGCTACAACCAATGCCAGTTACATGCGCTCTATCATTATTATAGGCACCTTATTTTTTATTTTCGGTTTTGTTACCTGGTTAAACTCGGTTTTAATTCCTTACCTGAAAATAGCTTGCGAGCTTAATAACTTTGAATCGTACTTAGTGGCATTTGCTTTTTACATATCATATCTGGTGATGGCCATTCCGTCGGCGTGGGTGCTAAAAGCCACTGGATTTAAAAAAGGCATGTCGGTGGGCTTACTTATTATGGCGGTAGGTTGTTTAATTTTTATTCCGGCTGCTACTTCGCGTACGTACATTTTATTCTTACTGGGCTTGTTTGTGCAAGGTACCGGTTTAGCTATTCTGCAAACGGCCTCTAACCCATATATCACCATTCTGGGGCCGCGGGAAAGTGGCGCCAAACGCATTAGCATTATGGGTATTTGTAATAAAGTGGCCGGCGCTATTGCTCCTATTATTCTGGGTAGCATTGTGTTATCCGAAGCCGATACTCTGGTAACCCGTTTAAATGGCATGGATGCCGTTCAGAAAGCAGCAGAACTGAATGAGCTAGCTTCCCGGGTAATTATGCCCTATATTATCATGACCGCTATTTTGTTGGTATTAGCCGTACTTATTTACTTTTCCGGCTTACCCGAAATTGATACCGATCAGGAAGATGAAACCGTAGCGGTAGCCAATACCAACAAAACCAGCATTCTGCAATTCCCGCATTTAATTATGGGTACCTTGGCTATGTTCTTGTACGTTGGGGTTGAAGTAATGGCGGGTGATACCGTTATTAGTTATGCGCACAACGCACAAGGTATTTCTTTAGATACCGCTAAATTCTTTACATCCTGCACCTTGGTGGCCATGATTGTGGGCTACGTTATTGGTATTTTAACTATCCCGAAATACATTAAACAAGAAAAAGCCTTGCAGATATCTGCTATTCTGGGGGTTATTTTGTCGGTAGTAGCTATTTTAACCGACGGGTACGTTTCAGTGCTTTGCGTTTCTTTGTTAGGTTTAGCAAACGCTTTGGTATTCCCGGCTATCTGGCCATTGGCTATTGCGGATTTAGGCCGGTTTACCAAAATTGGTTCGTCGTTCCTGATTATGGCGCTGGCTGGGGGTGCGTTAATTCCGCTGGCTTATGGGCGCCTGGCCGATGTGCTTAACCTGCAACAAGCTTATTGGATTATGGTACCTTGTTATTTATTTATCTGGTATTATGCCGCTATTGGCCACAAAGCCCGCGCGTAA
- a CDS encoding ZIP family metal transporter: protein MLLASIVLFLTVMFSGALVRFFPQHNQKWLKLILAFSGAYLFTLTVIHVLPDVLVEAPDPHAVGYYILAGFFLQLILEIFSQGIEHGHMHHHEKQTDAIPYLLLFSLMVHSFLEGSILINGEHQVSGHHHHAGAGNFYRILAGIAIHHIPAAFALMSILVSRLQNFKKAFFYLGFFAIASPLGLWFSNYILHDQVQTGNLYVVLTGLVAGNFLHISTTILFETSPEHHFNRRKLIATLAGVLLSLLTDWL, encoded by the coding sequence ATGCTTTTAGCCAGTATTGTTTTATTTCTAACGGTTATGTTTTCGGGTGCCCTGGTGCGCTTTTTTCCGCAGCATAACCAAAAATGGCTGAAGTTAATACTGGCTTTTAGCGGAGCGTATTTATTTACCTTAACGGTTATTCACGTACTGCCGGACGTATTGGTAGAAGCCCCGGATCCGCATGCCGTTGGTTATTACATTCTGGCGGGGTTCTTTCTGCAACTTATCCTGGAAATATTTTCGCAGGGCATTGAGCACGGGCACATGCACCACCACGAAAAGCAAACCGATGCCATTCCGTACCTGCTTTTGTTTTCCCTGATGGTTCACTCGTTCCTGGAAGGTAGCATTTTAATAAATGGCGAACACCAGGTTTCGGGGCACCACCATCACGCCGGTGCCGGTAACTTTTACCGGATTCTGGCGGGCATTGCCATTCATCACATCCCGGCGGCTTTTGCTTTGATGTCTATTTTGGTATCGCGGTTACAAAATTTTAAAAAAGCCTTTTTTTACCTGGGCTTTTTTGCCATTGCCTCTCCATTAGGCTTGTGGTTCAGTAATTACATATTGCACGACCAGGTGCAAACCGGTAATTTATACGTGGTTTTAACCGGTTTAGTAGCCGGTAACTTCCTGCACATTTCTACTACCATCCTGTTCGAAACCAGCCCCGAACACCATTTTAACCGGCGCAAGCTAATAGCTACCCTGGCGGGCGTGCTGCTTTCTTTACTCACCGATTGGCTGTAG
- a CDS encoding class I SAM-dependent methyltransferase, protein MYQQEEEWFSTWFNSPYYHILYRNQDVQEAHAFIDKLIAHLNTKLTYQLLEMGCGNGQHAVYLNQKGYTVTGLDFSEKNIARAKPLENEQLHFYQHDMRDIFRTAYYDLILNLFTRFGYFGSETENVVALRSTVSAIKPGGKLVIDFMNTNYAIQHLSSSEEKVIDGILFRISEKVEKGFIVKTISVTDQGQEHTFYEKVRALTYDQFMEYFRMTSLRLVNVFGSYDLEPYNPDTSERLIFVLKK, encoded by the coding sequence ATGTACCAGCAAGAGGAAGAGTGGTTCAGTACCTGGTTTAACTCACCGTATTACCATATTTTGTACCGGAACCAAGATGTTCAGGAAGCCCACGCCTTTATTGACAAATTAATTGCTCATTTAAATACCAAGCTCACTTACCAGCTTTTAGAGATGGGTTGCGGCAACGGACAACACGCCGTTTACCTTAATCAAAAAGGATATACCGTTACCGGCCTTGATTTTTCAGAAAAAAATATTGCCCGCGCCAAACCCTTGGAAAACGAGCAATTACATTTTTACCAGCACGACATGCGGGACATTTTCCGGACCGCTTACTACGATTTAATTTTAAATTTATTTACCCGTTTCGGTTACTTTGGTAGCGAAACCGAAAATGTAGTGGCATTGCGCTCTACGGTGTCGGCCATTAAACCCGGCGGCAAACTGGTTATCGATTTCATGAATACCAATTACGCTATTCAGCACCTAAGCAGTAGCGAAGAAAAAGTAATCGATGGTATTTTATTCCGTATTTCTGAGAAGGTAGAGAAAGGTTTTATTGTAAAAACCATTTCGGTAACCGACCAAGGGCAGGAGCATACTTTTTATGAGAAAGTACGGGCGCTTACCTACGATCAGTTTATGGAATATTTCCGGATGACGAGTTTGCGCCTGGTAAATGTATTTGGTTCGTATGATCTGGAGCCTTATAACCCAGATACCAGCGAGCGGTTAATTTTTGTTCTTAAAAAATAA
- the gpmI gene encoding 2,3-bisphosphoglycerate-independent phosphoglycerate mutase — MNKKVILIILDGWGISTNPVVSAVDQANTPFVDSLYQRFPHAKLEASGEAVGLPEGQMGNSEVGHMNIGAGRVVYQDLVKINVSIREHELEKMPVLADALDYAVNQNKKVHFMGLVSDGGVHSHLDHLKALCSIAADKGLKHVFVHAFTDGRDTDPKGGVGYLEDLENHMHQTTGELASVVGRYYAMDRDNRWERVKEAYDLMVHGIGQATTNPIQSLRDSYLAGVTDEFVKPIVKIDTGGKPVALIEEGDVVLCFNFRTDRGREITQALTQRDFHEQNMHKLNLYYLTLTNYDDSFVGVKPIFDKDNLNNTLGEVVANAGKTQIRIAETEKYPHVTFFFSGGREAVFTGEKRLMAASPKVATYDLKPEMSAFELRDLIVPELRDKTADFICLNFANPDMVGHTGVFEAAVKAVETVDQCAEAVVTTALASDYACIIIADHGNAEMMVNPDGTPNTAHTTNLVPFILASNDYQGTLQNGKLGDLAPTILQLMGIPQPPDMTGHSLL, encoded by the coding sequence ATGAATAAAAAAGTTATTTTAATCATTCTGGATGGGTGGGGTATTTCTACCAATCCGGTTGTTTCGGCTGTAGATCAGGCGAATACCCCGTTTGTAGACTCGCTTTACCAGCGTTTTCCGCACGCTAAATTAGAAGCATCCGGCGAAGCCGTAGGCTTACCCGAAGGGCAGATGGGAAATTCAGAAGTTGGCCACATGAATATTGGTGCCGGCCGGGTAGTGTATCAGGATTTAGTTAAAATAAATGTTTCTATCCGCGAGCACGAACTAGAAAAGATGCCGGTACTGGCCGATGCTTTAGATTACGCCGTAAATCAAAATAAAAAAGTGCATTTTATGGGCCTGGTATCTGATGGTGGGGTACACTCGCATCTGGATCATTTAAAAGCCCTTTGCAGTATTGCTGCCGACAAAGGTTTAAAACACGTATTTGTGCATGCTTTTACCGATGGGCGCGACACTGACCCGAAAGGCGGCGTAGGTTACCTGGAAGACCTGGAAAACCACATGCACCAAACTACCGGGGAGTTAGCTTCTGTAGTGGGCCGTTATTACGCCATGGACCGCGATAACCGCTGGGAACGGGTAAAAGAAGCCTACGACTTAATGGTACACGGTATTGGCCAGGCTACTACTAATCCCATTCAATCGTTGCGCGATTCTTACTTGGCCGGCGTAACCGACGAATTTGTGAAGCCGATTGTAAAAATAGATACAGGCGGTAAACCAGTGGCGTTAATAGAAGAAGGAGATGTGGTATTGTGTTTTAACTTCCGTACGGACCGGGGCCGCGAAATTACGCAAGCCTTAACCCAGCGCGATTTTCATGAGCAGAATATGCACAAGCTTAACTTGTATTATTTAACCCTCACCAACTACGACGACAGCTTTGTGGGCGTAAAGCCAATTTTTGATAAAGATAATTTAAATAACACACTGGGCGAAGTAGTAGCTAACGCAGGTAAAACTCAAATTAGAATTGCCGAAACAGAGAAATACCCGCACGTTACGTTTTTCTTTTCGGGAGGGCGTGAAGCCGTTTTTACCGGCGAAAAACGTTTAATGGCAGCCTCACCCAAAGTAGCTACTTACGATTTAAAGCCCGAAATGAGTGCCTTTGAACTGCGCGATCTTATTGTGCCGGAGCTACGCGATAAAACTGCCGATTTTATTTGTTTAAACTTTGCTAACCCCGACATGGTAGGCCACACCGGCGTGTTTGAAGCCGCGGTAAAAGCCGTAGAAACCGTGGACCAATGCGCCGAAGCTGTAGTAACTACTGCTTTAGCAAGCGATTACGCCTGTATTATTATTGCCGACCACGGTAACGCCGAAATGATGGTAAATCCGGATGGTACTCCCAATACAGCGCATACTACCAACTTAGTACCTTTTATTCTGGCTTCTAACGATTACCAGGGAACTTTGCAGAACGGTAAATTAGGCGATTTAGCCCCAACCATTTTGCAATTAATGGGTATACCTCAACCACCCGACATGACGGGACATTCGTTATTATAG
- a CDS encoding heavy metal-binding domain-containing protein encodes MNFKKIALGLALVSSGYLSACNKPATEENTTATEAAETSTPSTAADSASTAQFAYICPMKCEGSASHEPGKCPVCSMDLVKNPDFKGTASDSTAL; translated from the coding sequence ATGAATTTTAAAAAAATAGCTTTAGGCCTGGCGCTGGTGAGCAGTGGTTATTTAAGCGCCTGCAATAAACCTGCTACCGAAGAAAATACAACTGCAACCGAAGCTGCCGAAACAAGTACGCCGAGCACGGCTGCCGATTCTGCCAGCACGGCGCAGTTTGCCTATATTTGCCCCATGAAATGCGAAGGCAGCGCCAGCCATGAGCCCGGCAAATGTCCGGTTTGCAGCATGGACCTGGTTAAAAACCCGGATTTTAAAGGCACTGCATCCGATTCAACCGCTTTGTAA
- the nadC gene encoding carboxylating nicotinate-nucleotide diphosphorylase, with protein sequence MRPPYIPDESLQHFIKQALAEDIGDGDHSSLASIPDSAKNEAKLLVKGTGILAGVELAQEIIRVVDASLTLEVFLTDGTPVKPGDIAFHVAGKAQSILTAERLVLNCMQRMSGIATYTHRLNQLIAGTNARLLDTRKTTPNFRMMEKWAVLIGGGVNHRYGLFDMIILKDNHVDYAGGIKQAIAATHDYLQRTNRQLRIVVETRNLSEVQQVLDTGGIDRIMLDNMNPDQLREAVQLINGRFPTEASGGITDETIAAIAATGVDYISVGALTHSIRSLDLSLKARK encoded by the coding sequence GTGAGACCACCCTATATACCCGACGAAAGTTTACAGCATTTTATAAAGCAAGCTTTAGCTGAAGACATCGGCGACGGCGACCATTCTTCGCTGGCATCTATTCCGGATAGCGCCAAAAACGAAGCCAAGCTGCTCGTAAAAGGCACCGGCATTCTGGCCGGAGTAGAACTAGCCCAGGAAATAATCCGGGTAGTAGATGCAAGCCTTACTTTAGAAGTATTTTTAACGGATGGCACACCCGTAAAACCAGGCGATATTGCGTTTCACGTAGCCGGTAAAGCCCAGTCTATTTTAACCGCAGAAAGGCTAGTTTTAAATTGCATGCAGCGCATGAGCGGCATTGCCACGTATACTCACCGGCTAAACCAACTAATTGCCGGCACCAACGCCCGCTTACTGGATACCCGCAAAACCACGCCTAACTTTAGAATGATGGAGAAATGGGCAGTATTAATAGGAGGGGGCGTAAACCACCGTTACGGCTTGTTTGATATGATTATTTTAAAAGATAATCACGTAGATTATGCTGGGGGCATTAAACAAGCCATTGCGGCTACCCACGACTATTTACAACGCACCAACCGGCAGTTAAGAATTGTAGTGGAAACCCGCAACTTATCGGAAGTACAGCAAGTGCTGGATACCGGCGGGATAGATCGCATTATGCTCGACAACATGAACCCAGACCAGTTACGCGAAGCCGTGCAACTCATAAATGGCCGTTTCCCCACCGAAGCGTCGGGGGGCATCACCGATGAAACCATTGCCGCCATTGCTGCTACCGGGGTAGATTATATTTCGGTGGGAGCCCTTACACATTCTATCCGCAGCCTGGACCTGAGCTTAAAAGCACGCAAATAA
- a CDS encoding HEPN domain-containing protein, protein MLSFRTEFENPLVSKEIIELDKKIRQFRGGQIPDEKFRSLRLTRGIYGQRQPGVQMVRIKLPFGRLTVKQLLTISDVSDEYASKNLHLTTRQDIQIHFVSLDRTPELWAKLAEDDITLREACGNTVRNVTASFDAGINPEEPFDVSPYAYETFRYFLRNPICQDMGRKFKIAFSASEADTAMAYMHDIGFVPKVKIENGEEIRGFRVVMGGGLGAQPMLAKLGYEFLPEDQVIPLIEAVLRVFDRHGERVSRNKARLKYLIAKIGFEAFMDLVAIERTAIKSKTYTIDRNSVPQPEPAPAREIPAVEILNQNHYEAWLKTNVTEQKQKGFYSVKARVLMGDIKTAEARKLAALVQDFAADDIRVTANQGLLFKYIRPEALPYFFQELNKLGLAKPGFDSTADITTCPGTDTCNLGITNSMGIAEVLEDMIKEEFPDLIYNHDIKIKISGCMNSCGQHGLANIGFHGSSIKHGNAVVPALQVMLGGGTLGNGEGRVADRVIKVPTKRGPHILRFLFNDFEANAQDGEYFNSYYDRQGKNYFYQLLKPLADLSTMAPDDYKDWGHVEEYATAIGVGECAGVMIDLVATLLFEVEEKLEWAIEALKNGQYADSIYHSYSIFVGTAKALLLSKGVSCNTQIGIINDFNTHFVADGTFTFAPDFKTHVLQINQNEPTQEFALQYLTEAETFLAAAKTYRGDEVKRPEVLADLLNA, encoded by the coding sequence ATGTTAAGTTTTCGGACCGAATTTGAAAATCCGTTGGTTTCAAAAGAAATTATTGAACTCGACAAAAAAATACGCCAGTTCCGGGGTGGCCAAATTCCCGACGAAAAATTCCGGAGTCTGCGTTTAACCCGCGGTATTTACGGCCAGCGCCAGCCTGGCGTGCAAATGGTGCGCATTAAGTTGCCATTTGGCCGTTTAACGGTAAAGCAATTACTCACCATTTCTGATGTATCGGATGAGTACGCCAGCAAAAACCTGCACTTAACCACCCGCCAGGATATTCAGATTCACTTTGTAAGCCTGGACCGCACGCCGGAACTATGGGCCAAACTAGCCGAAGATGATATTACCTTACGCGAAGCTTGCGGGAACACGGTACGTAACGTAACTGCTTCGTTTGATGCGGGTATTAACCCTGAAGAACCGTTTGATGTTTCACCGTACGCTTACGAAACCTTCCGGTACTTTTTACGCAATCCTATTTGCCAGGACATGGGCCGGAAATTTAAAATTGCGTTCTCAGCCAGCGAAGCCGATACCGCCATGGCCTACATGCACGATATTGGTTTTGTGCCGAAAGTAAAAATAGAAAACGGCGAAGAAATCCGGGGTTTCCGGGTAGTAATGGGCGGGGGGTTAGGCGCGCAACCCATGCTGGCTAAGTTAGGTTACGAGTTTCTGCCCGAAGACCAGGTAATTCCGTTAATCGAAGCTGTTTTACGGGTATTCGACCGCCACGGCGAACGCGTTAGTCGCAACAAAGCCCGTTTAAAATATCTGATCGCTAAGATTGGTTTTGAAGCCTTCATGGACTTAGTGGCCATAGAACGCACCGCTATTAAGAGCAAGACCTATACCATCGACCGCAACAGCGTGCCACAACCCGAGCCAGCGCCTGCGCGCGAGATTCCGGCCGTTGAAATTTTAAACCAGAACCATTACGAGGCCTGGTTAAAAACTAACGTTACCGAGCAAAAGCAAAAAGGATTCTACTCTGTAAAAGCCCGCGTGTTAATGGGCGATATTAAAACTGCCGAAGCGCGTAAACTGGCTGCTTTGGTACAGGATTTTGCCGCCGACGATATTCGGGTAACCGCTAACCAGGGCTTGCTGTTTAAATACATTCGTCCCGAAGCTTTACCTTACTTTTTCCAGGAACTGAATAAATTAGGTTTAGCCAAACCGGGTTTCGATAGCACCGCCGATATTACAACCTGCCCCGGCACCGACACCTGTAACTTAGGTATTACCAACAGCATGGGTATTGCCGAAGTGCTGGAAGACATGATTAAAGAAGAGTTCCCGGATTTAATCTATAACCACGACATTAAAATTAAAATTAGTGGTTGCATGAACTCCTGCGGGCAGCATGGTTTGGCCAATATTGGTTTCCACGGCAGTTCTATTAAACACGGTAACGCCGTAGTACCAGCTTTACAGGTAATGTTGGGTGGTGGTACTCTGGGCAACGGCGAAGGCCGGGTAGCCGACCGGGTAATTAAAGTGCCTACCAAGCGCGGTCCGCATATCTTACGCTTTTTATTCAACGACTTTGAAGCTAACGCTCAGGACGGCGAATATTTCAACTCGTACTACGACCGCCAGGGCAAAAACTACTTCTACCAGTTATTAAAGCCACTGGCCGATTTAAGCACCATGGCTCCCGATGATTACAAAGACTGGGGCCACGTAGAAGAATACGCTACTGCCATTGGGGTAGGAGAGTGCGCCGGCGTTATGATTGACCTAGTAGCAACTTTGTTGTTTGAGGTAGAAGAAAAACTGGAGTGGGCAATAGAAGCTTTAAAAAATGGTCAATACGCCGATTCTATTTACCATAGTTACAGCATATTTGTGGGTACTGCCAAAGCTTTGTTATTAAGCAAAGGCGTGTCCTGCAACACACAAATTGGTATTATCAACGATTTTAATACCCACTTTGTAGCCGATGGTACTTTTACTTTCGCGCCGGATTTTAAAACCCACGTGCTGCAAATCAATCAAAATGAACCTACTCAGGAGTTTGCCCTGCAGTATTTAACCGAAGCCGAAACCTTCTTGGCGGCCGCTAAAACCTACCGCGGCGACGAAGTAAAACGGCCCGAAGTATTGGCAGATTTGCTAAACGCTTAA
- a CDS encoding YcxB family protein → MIIKTKKYKLETSTYIKMAMLELLRKQWWFIFGPIALACLAFIWPSWWFISGAILIVVLYLLFWAVQFTGVTQLEQNKIIFEKMAYEIDGRQILMKINEKQGMPVNWEMIKTAKKTKDAYLLSLSKAQFIHLPFRIFNNPNDLKMMDAYLKRKNLIA, encoded by the coding sequence GTGATTATTAAAACCAAAAAGTACAAGCTGGAAACAAGTACGTACATTAAAATGGCTATGCTGGAACTACTGCGAAAACAATGGTGGTTCATTTTTGGCCCGATTGCTTTAGCTTGCCTGGCCTTTATCTGGCCTTCGTGGTGGTTTATTTCTGGGGCTATTTTAATTGTAGTGCTTTATTTGTTATTCTGGGCAGTACAGTTTACTGGCGTTACGCAATTAGAGCAAAACAAAATTATATTCGAGAAAATGGCGTACGAGATTGATGGCCGCCAAATTTTAATGAAAATAAACGAAAAGCAAGGCATGCCCGTAAACTGGGAAATGATTAAAACAGCCAAGAAAACCAAGGATGCGTATTTATTATCGCTATCTAAGGCGCAGTTTATTCATTTGCCTTTCCGGATTTTTAATAATCCCAATGATTTAAAAATGATGGATGCCTACCTGAAACGTAAAAATTTAATTGCTTAA